Genomic window (Aquimarina sp. BL5):
TTTAATCCTAGCTAACTGACATCTGTTTTATTGGCAATATGTTTTGGGAATGAATTCACATTTATATTTAACCTTAGCACTATCCTGCTTCCAGACGAAAAACCCAAAAAACAATACATTGATCCATAAAATGTTCACCAAAATCCTCAAACCATTATTTTACTTTAGAATAAGTGCTTAATTCGTCTTTTTGAATATTCTATTAATTTTTGAAAACAAAGATTTAACTCAAAAGCATTATTAATGAATCATCTTATACAAAGGAAAAATCCAGTGTCCAGTGCCTGGATAGCATTACTACTTTTATTTTTATGCTCCAATACATTGTTTGCTCAAAGTCATAAAATAGCACTTTCTCTAACCGGAGGTGTGGTTCAAGATGGTTTTGGCGGAATGATTACCGGAGACTATAAAGTAAATGAGTTTGATTACCTTCAATTTAATCTACAAGCTAGTTATGCTACTTTCGAACAAAATAATATAGATATACCTGTAGATACTTATTCTTTTAATGCTGGTTTCTTTTTTGATATTTTAAGAAATAATTCCAGAACTTTTGCTCTATCATTAGGAGCCGGTGGCACTGTAGGGTACGAAACGATCAATAATGATGATCCAAATATAGATATCAATCAAATCCTTAATGTGGAAACAAATACCATAGTTTATGGAGCATATGCAGGTCTGGATGCTGATCTTTTTGTTTCTCCAGTAGTCGCCATAAATATTAAATTAAATGAGACTTATCACTTTAATAGTGAAATTGGAGAATTTACGCTCTATGCAGGTTTAGGAATCAAATTAATTATAAAATAAACAGTACTTAGGTTAGAGCGCCAATCAAAAAATCAGTTAGCATCAATATTTCAGGTTTTTGTCCTCATTTATATACCAAATCTCCACAAGATCATTTTTAAAAAGAATCGAATGTATAGTTTTAAGTATACAAATTACACATATTGATATGACATAATTCTGTTTTTTTCCGTATACCAAGCTTACAATACTTAATAACAAAAATTAAATTATGAAAAATACACACAAAATTAAATCACTTAAAAAAATAATCTCCATTATAGTTATAGTTTTATTCGGATTTCAAATTTCTTCTGTTTCTGCACAAGCATCTTCCAAATTACCGGATTACTTGATAACCAAATACACAGGTGTGCTTACCAGTACAGGTAGTAGAACTAAAGTAAATGTTAATGGTAGCTGTACCATCAAAACTAGAGGGTATAGAACGTATGCTTTTTATTTTAGCGACGGTATCGCTCCTATTACAAGTGTAAAATTTATGAAGAATGATGACACTTACACGTCTACTATTATTTACAAAGGAAAAACGTTTGCTGTTAGTCTAGATGAAGAAGGAGACTTGTCCATTGGAGCTACATCAATAGGAGCTCTTGCTTTTTCTGGAAGTATAGAGAATGGTGATTTTGATGATACTGATCACGATGGTACTGATTATTCAGAAGACGTAACAATAGAAACCGGAAATACAGGAATTTTTATTAATGGAGATCAAACCAGTATCGTAACAGGAAATGCAGGAATCCAAACAAGTAATGGCACTATATCAATTGGCTCTGGAGATAATGGGATTCTAATAGAAAATGGAAATGTATCCTTAGGAACAGGAAACGTCGGAATTGCTATAAATTCTAATGATGATACCCATAACGGAAGCTGTATTATTGATCACAATCATAACTATGGAAGCTTAATAGATTGTGGTTCCAGCGAAATTAGTACACTACCAAAAAATGTGGTAGGAATTTATAAAGGAAAATTAAAAACCTATGGTACAGAAACCAGAAAAGGGATATGCACTATCGTTAAAACCGGATGTAAAACATATCGCTTAGATTTTAGCAATGGAATACCTTCTATCTACGATGTACAATTTGGAAGAAAAAATGATTTTGATGAATACGCTTCGGTAATTGTAGAAGGAGAATATTCATCTGCAATAGAAGTAGATATAGCATTTGACGACCTGGAAATAGATGGCGAAATCATGAGAGTATCATTCGACGGAAAAAGAAATTAACGTATCCCTATAATTGGGGAGGTTTGTATTTTGTGTGTTAGTAGGATTCATCAAACTTATATTAAAGTTTGATGAATCTTTAACAAGATTATATCACCCGTATCCTTTTGTATAATTCTTCCTTGTACGTTCTGCCAACAGGAACATGATACTTCTGAATCTCTATAGTTTGATCCTGCTCATAAAATGAATCTATCTTATGCCAATTAATAATATAAGACCGATGTGTCTGAATAAAAAAATCACGATTTAATGCTTTTAATAGACTAGTTATGGAATGACGAACAGAAAGTTTTTTTCCGTCCGAAGTAATAATGGAACAATAATTTTTAGAATCCGTATGCGCAAAAATTATAGTATCCATAGCTACTTTAATCAACTTATTACCGCATTTAACAAATAAGTAAGAAGGTTGTTTCTTTTCTTTTTTCTCTGTTTTAACTTCTTCCTGAAAGGTAGGAAACTGCATTGGATTTTTATAAAGTGAATTAACCTTTTTAGTCAATCCTAAACTAGCATGTTTTGACCGAATATAAAATCCGATAATTATCCCATCTGGAGTATGTTTAATTATTTGCTTTTGTACGGTAAGAGAACTACCTAAATTACTCAAGGATGCATTCTTGAGATCATTAATATCAATATCTAATTCCTCTAAATATGAATCATTTGCATCTACATTATAAGTATCCATGTCATCTGCTTTTTATTGTTCACTTTCTCAAATCTAACTCAGTTCTATTGTACAATGCAAAGTATTATTCCTCATATTTATAAATCTAAT
Coding sequences:
- a CDS encoding conjugal transfer protein TraO translates to MNHLIQRKNPVSSAWIALLLLFLCSNTLFAQSHKIALSLTGGVVQDGFGGMITGDYKVNEFDYLQFNLQASYATFEQNNIDIPVDTYSFNAGFFFDILRNNSRTFALSLGAGGTVGYETINNDDPNIDINQILNVETNTIVYGAYAGLDADLFVSPVVAINIKLNETYHFNSEIGEFTLYAGLGIKLIIK
- a CDS encoding LytTR family DNA-binding domain-containing protein; this translates as MDTYNVDANDSYLEELDIDINDLKNASLSNLGSSLTVQKQIIKHTPDGIIIGFYIRSKHASLGLTKKVNSLYKNPMQFPTFQEEVKTEKKEKKQPSYLFVKCGNKLIKVAMDTIIFAHTDSKNYCSIITSDGKKLSVRHSITSLLKALNRDFFIQTHRSYIINWHKIDSFYEQDQTIEIQKYHVPVGRTYKEELYKRIRVI